A genomic segment from Azospirillum sp. TSA2s encodes:
- the virB10 gene encoding type IV secretion system protein VirB10, whose product MSDTQTPDQDRGPGGDPGSVQPSAAPPRRPPGDGGQGDGSGVAGERHVSEVAGRRQGIGKATGVGVLIAGTVLACGVILLTAERPDLDHRDTPPTAVRPAVRYEPPPPVPPAAPPPAPPVQPVALPLPPAPPPPPTPVASKPQHGDRLLVYTAGGPGGSGGGRGGDRAGAASAPAGGVAGIGPGLVNSLEGGDGAGGDDLAVRLQPTPFDGVAARVLRHQPYLLTSGTVIPCILQTAMDSSLPGLVSCHIPQDVLGKTGLTLLDRGTRVVGQFRGGVQQGRERMFVVWTRAETPQGVVIALDSPGTDPLGRSGLEGAVDRHFWQRFGGALLLSTVEGAIQAGVAAAAKEGTTSINTGQTQAVIAESLRASIAIPPTVRKSQGALVSILVARDLDFSGVYAVGPAGAPAMSPLGSLVQPERGR is encoded by the coding sequence ATGAGCGACACGCAAACACCTGATCAGGACCGCGGTCCCGGTGGCGATCCCGGTAGCGTCCAGCCATCCGCCGCTCCGCCCCGCCGTCCGCCCGGCGACGGTGGTCAGGGCGACGGGAGCGGCGTGGCGGGCGAACGCCATGTGTCCGAGGTGGCCGGGCGACGGCAGGGCATCGGCAAAGCAACCGGTGTCGGTGTCCTCATCGCCGGTACGGTGCTGGCCTGTGGCGTCATCCTGCTCACTGCCGAGCGGCCCGATCTCGATCACCGGGACACCCCGCCGACGGCGGTGCGCCCGGCCGTGCGCTACGAACCGCCGCCGCCTGTTCCTCCTGCGGCCCCGCCACCCGCCCCGCCGGTCCAGCCGGTGGCGCTGCCCTTGCCCCCGGCACCACCCCCGCCGCCAACCCCGGTGGCCTCCAAGCCGCAGCACGGAGATCGCCTGCTGGTCTACACCGCCGGTGGCCCAGGCGGATCGGGCGGTGGGCGCGGCGGTGACCGGGCGGGGGCCGCATCGGCCCCTGCGGGTGGGGTGGCCGGCATCGGTCCAGGCCTGGTGAACAGCCTGGAGGGTGGGGACGGGGCGGGCGGCGATGATCTGGCCGTCCGACTGCAGCCGACCCCGTTCGACGGGGTGGCGGCCCGTGTCCTGCGTCACCAGCCCTATCTTCTGACCAGCGGAACAGTGATCCCCTGCATCTTGCAGACGGCGATGGACTCCAGCCTGCCGGGATTGGTGAGCTGCCACATTCCGCAAGACGTGCTTGGCAAGACCGGGCTGACCCTGCTCGACCGCGGCACCCGGGTGGTCGGCCAGTTCCGCGGCGGCGTCCAGCAGGGGCGGGAGCGGATGTTCGTGGTGTGGACGCGGGCGGAGACCCCGCAAGGGGTGGTGATTGCGCTCGACAGCCCAGGCACAGACCCGCTCGGCCGTTCCGGTCTGGAGGGGGCGGTCGACCGGCATTTCTGGCAGCGCTTCGGCGGGGCGCTGCTGCTGTCCACGGTGGAAGGGGCCATCCAGGCCGGGGTTGCGGCGGCGGCCAAGGAGGGCACCACCAGCATCAACACCGGCCAGACCCAGGCGGTGATCGCCGAGAGCCTGCGCGCCAGCATCGCCATCCCGCCGACGGTGCGCAAAAGCCAAGGGGCGCTGGTCAGTATTCTGGTCGCCCGCGACCTCGATTTCTCCGGCGTTTATGCCGTTGGCCCGGCTGGAGCCCCAGCCATGTCCCCCCTCGGTTCCCTGGTGCAGCCGGAGCGGGGGCGATGA
- a CDS encoding TrbG/VirB9 family P-type conjugative transfer protein, which yields MIPRPSFRLAGIGLTAAVLLAGTVRAEQVPRPGRQDPRVASVVYTNLDVVRIVGSPTSSTQLLFGADEEVTQVAIGDADAWLAQPAGAMLFVKPTGAVPPTNAQVVTRRPDGSRRSYQLRLVAASGEEAALFAVQFRYPDEERKALAARRAAAAAAAQERAVQARLAQGWADGPRNWRYVAQGSPALEPAEVSDNGRQTAFRFPGNRRLPAIYAAAPDGSETLVPFTMSGDRVVVQTTARSFLLRDGQEALRILNRGFDPAGRDPGTGTGLPDLARTIRQEGP from the coding sequence TTGATTCCACGTCCATCTTTCCGCCTTGCTGGCATTGGGCTTACCGCCGCCGTCTTGCTGGCCGGGACTGTCCGGGCCGAGCAGGTGCCGCGGCCAGGCCGTCAGGACCCGCGGGTCGCCAGCGTCGTCTACACGAACCTCGATGTGGTGCGCATCGTCGGCAGCCCGACCAGCTCGACCCAACTTCTCTTCGGCGCCGACGAGGAGGTGACCCAGGTCGCCATCGGCGATGCCGACGCCTGGTTGGCCCAGCCGGCCGGTGCCATGCTGTTCGTCAAGCCGACCGGCGCCGTTCCGCCGACCAACGCGCAGGTCGTGACCCGGCGCCCCGACGGCAGCCGGCGCTCCTACCAGCTGCGGCTGGTGGCGGCCAGCGGCGAGGAGGCCGCCCTCTTCGCCGTGCAGTTCCGCTATCCCGACGAGGAGCGCAAGGCGCTGGCCGCACGCCGGGCCGCAGCCGCGGCGGCGGCGCAGGAGCGCGCCGTCCAGGCTCGGCTGGCGCAGGGCTGGGCGGACGGTCCGCGCAACTGGCGCTATGTCGCGCAAGGCTCTCCCGCCCTGGAGCCGGCCGAGGTCAGCGACAACGGCCGCCAGACGGCCTTCCGCTTCCCCGGCAACCGGCGCCTTCCGGCGATCTACGCCGCCGCTCCCGACGGCAGCGAGACGCTGGTTCCCTTCACCATGTCCGGCGACCGGGTGGTGGTGCAGACCACCGCCCGCAGCTTCCTGCTGCGCGATGGGCAGGAGGCCTTGCGCATCCTCAACCGCGGTTTCGATCCGGCCGGGCGCGATCCTGGCACCGGTACCGGCTTGCCCGATCTCGCCCGGACCATCCGCCAGGAGGGCCCCTGA
- a CDS encoding virB8 family protein, which yields MSPGQPASSAASPAAVSAAAFQARPVAADPALLSAYFTQVASYEADRLRASRRMARFGVAVGAAGMVAGLAGTLAVAALVPLKSVVPLVFRVDQATGVVERVYDVRGGPMEASEAEQRYFLWQYVRLRQGYSAAEAHANFDAVALMSAPQVQADYAAAFRGANPASPQVLLGAGGWASVRWVSTSFLGDRLAQLRFVQSERTRDGASSARHLMATIGFEFAPGTLSASALNVNPLGFLVTSYRVDEEVVP from the coding sequence ATGAGCCCCGGTCAACCCGCCTCCTCTGCCGCCAGTCCTGCGGCCGTTTCGGCCGCAGCCTTCCAGGCCCGCCCGGTCGCCGCCGATCCGGCGCTGCTCTCGGCCTATTTCACCCAGGTCGCCAGCTATGAGGCCGACCGGCTGCGCGCCAGCCGCCGCATGGCGCGGTTCGGCGTTGCCGTTGGAGCCGCCGGGATGGTGGCAGGGCTTGCCGGAACGCTGGCGGTGGCCGCCCTGGTGCCGCTCAAGAGCGTGGTGCCGCTGGTGTTCCGGGTCGATCAGGCGACCGGCGTGGTCGAGCGTGTCTATGATGTGCGCGGCGGGCCGATGGAAGCGAGTGAGGCCGAGCAGCGTTATTTCCTGTGGCAGTATGTCCGGCTGCGCCAGGGCTACAGCGCGGCTGAGGCGCATGCCAATTTCGACGCGGTGGCGCTGATGTCGGCCCCCCAGGTTCAGGCCGACTATGCCGCTGCCTTCCGCGGCGCCAACCCAGCCAGCCCGCAGGTGCTGCTCGGCGCCGGCGGCTGGGCCTCGGTGCGCTGGGTGTCCACCAGCTTCCTTGGGGACAGGCTGGCGCAGCTGCGCTTTGTCCAGAGCGAGCGCACACGCGACGGGGCCTCGTCGGCTCGGCACCTGATGGCGACCATCGGCTTCGAGTTTGCGCCCGGCACGCTCAGCGCCTCGGCACTGAACGTCAACCCGCTGGGCTTCCTCGTCACCAGCTACCGGGTGGATGAGGAGGTGGTGCCTTGA